From the Streptococcus hyointestinalis genome, the window AGCTTAACCTCTGGAACTCTAGTTATCAATGAACTTGTTGCACTTGACTTGACAAGTGGGGAAAGTAAAAAAAGTAGTCTGAGACTGCTTTTTTTCTCATTTTATGATATAATTAGCTTTCGGACTTATGCTGATGAAACCATTAAAAAAACGGCTTGTGTCACTAGCATTTAGGTGAATAAGGAACAAGAGCGCTATCAGGTCAACAGTCGCTTTTTTAGTGGTTTTATATTACAATAGAATTGACGAAACGTAAAAAAAGAGTAGTAATATGACAAAAAAAATCGGACTCGGAAAAGCGCATAGTAAGATTATTTTAATGGGGGAGCACTCGGTGGTGTATGGTTATCCAGCCATTGCTTTACCTCTAAAAAACATTGAAGTGGTTTGTCAGGTGACAAAGGGAAGTCATCCCTTAGAGCTTGATGTGACAGATCCGCTTGCCATGGCTATTTTTGCAGCGCTTGAGCATTTGGATAAGCAAGAGGAGTGCTTGGATGTTCACATCCAATCTCAAGTGCCTAAAAAGCGTGGCATGGGCTCCTCAGCAGCGGTGGCTATCGCTGCTATTCGTGGGGTTTTTGACTATTTTGAGGAGGACTTGTCGCTTGAGACGCTAGAGTATCTGGTCAATCAAGCAGAGATGATTGCGCACACCAACCCTAGCGGTCTTGACGCCAAGACCTGTCTCAGCGAGGTGGCGATTAAGTTTATCCGAAATATCGGCTTTTCAGAAATCGCTCTCAATCTGGACGCACACCTCTTGATAGCTGACACAGGTATCTATGGGCACACTAGTGAAGCTGTTGAAAAGGTCAAAAGTCTAGGTGCACCAGCACTGCCTTTGCTAAAAGAGCTAGGCAATTTAGCAGAAACCGCAGAAAAAAGTATCGCAGCAGGTCAGCTAGAAGCGCTTGGTAGCAGTATGTTTGCAGCGCACCAAGCCCTAAGACAACTGGGTGTCAGTAGCAAAGAGTGCGACCACCTTGTCGCTATTGCCCAAAAAGAGGGTGCTATAGGCGCTAAAATGACAGGCGGCGGTCTAGGTGGATGTATTATCGCACTTGTCAAAAGCCAAGAAGAAGCCGAAAACCTCAGTAGTCAACTAAAGAAAGAAGGAGCAATCAATACATGGACGGAAAAACTGTAAGTGCCAAGTCTTACGCCAATATTGCCATTATCAAATATTGGGGCAAAGAGGATAGCCAAAAGATGATTCCCTCAACCAGCAGTATCTCTTTGACGCTAGAAAATATGTTTACCCAAACGACACTCACATGTTTACCAGACGACGCTAAAAGCGACTTGTTTTATATTGATGGCGTGCTCCAAGATGAGGCAGAGCATGCTAAGATGACGGCGGTTTTAGACCGCTTTAGGTATGGGAAAAGGCAGTTTGTCCGCATTGATACGACAAATAACATGCCAACAGCAGCAGGGCTTTCGTCGAGTTCTAGCGGCTTGTCTGCTCTCATTTTAGCGGCTAATAAACTCTTTGAGACTAACCTCAGCCAAGAAGCGCTCGCTCAAGAAGCTAAGTTTGCCTCTGGCTCCTCGTCACGTTCCTTCTTTGGTCCTATCGCTGCTTGGGACAAGAAGAGCGGAGCGGTCTATCCCGTTGAGACTCAGTTAAAACTAGCTATGATTGTGCTAGTGCTTAATGACCAGAAAAAGCCTATCTCAAGCCGTGAGGGCATGAAGCGTTGTCATGATACCTCCACGAGTTTTCAACAGTGGATTGAGCAGTCTGACAAAGATTATCCACAAATGCTAGATTACTTAGCAGCAGGAGACTTTGAAAAGGTAGGAGAGCTGACAGAGCAAAATGCCCTTGCCATGCATGAGACGACACGAACATCAAGTCCTGCCTTTTCTTACCTAACCGACCAGTCCTACCAGGCAATGGAGTATGTGCGTGCGCTTCGTAAGCAAGGTGAGCGCTGCTATTTCACCATGGACGCAGGACCAAACATCAAGGTGCTCTGCTTAGAAGAGGACTTAGAGCGTCTCTCTAAGCGCTTCGAGGAGGACTACACGATTATCGCATCTAGGACAAAGGAGATCAGATGATAGAGGTCAAAACAGGTGGAAAGCTCTATGTCGCTGGTGAGTACGCTATTTTAGCGCCCAAACAAACAGCGCTGCTGGCTTTTATCCCCATCTATATGCGTGCTAGTATCCAGCCAACCAGCATCTATCAGCTCTCCTCTGACATGTTTGACTATAGCTGTGATATGGCAAGCCTTGACGCTAATTACGCTCTCATCCAGGAGAGCGTTGCAGTGATGGAGGAGTATGTGCTCGCTTGTGGTCAAAAGCTTCAGCCCTTTTCTCTTGCTATCACAGGTAAGCTAGAGCGTGATGGGCTAAAGCTAGGTATCGGCTCAAGCGGTAGCGTTGTAGTTTTGACGCTGAAGGCAATGGCTGCGCTCTATCAGCTTGATGTATCGGCTGATTTGCTGTTTAAGCTGGCAGCTTATGTGCTACTAAAGCGTGGTGATAATGGCTCGATGGGTGATATTGCTTGTATTTCTTATGAGTCTTTGATTGCCTACACTGCCTTTGACAGAGAAGAGGTGCGCCGTCAGATAGACTCGCACAGCTTACAAGAGGTATTAGCGTCTGATTGGGGCTACAGTATTCGTCCGGTACATTCTGTCTTAGATATTGACTTTTTAGTGGGCTGGACAAGACAACCCTCCATCTCAAAAGACATGATAAGGCGTGTCAAAGGTTCAATTGATGAAGCCTTTCTGACTGAGACGAATCAGCAGGTTTTACGCTTGATAACTGCTCTTGAGACAGGAGATAAGCTTACTATCAAGGACAGTTTAGAAAGGATTAGCGCACTTCTTGACCAGCTCAGCCCTGCTATTTACAATGATAGCTTACGACGCTTAAAAACAGCTAGCTCTGGCTTAGACTGTGTCGCTAAGTCATCGGGTTCTGGTGGCGGTGATTGCGGGATTGCCCTCTCTTTTGATGAGAAGTCCAGCCACGCTTTGATTGAGCGTTGGAGAAAAGAGGGCATAACACTTCTCTTACAGGAAAGGTTATAGTTTTATGAGAAATCGCAAGGATGACCACATCAAACACGCTCTTGCTTACCAGTCACCCTACAATAGCTTTGATGAGATGGAGCTGATTCAAGCGTCTCTGCCTAAGTACGCTCTTTGCGACATTGACCTTAGCACCAGCTTTTTAGGAATGGACTTTGACTTTCCCTTTTACATCAATGCGATGACAGGAGGTAGTCAAAAAGCAGCGGCGGTCAATCAAAAGCTAGCGCAAGTAGCAGAGGCGACAGGTCTTGTCATGGTGACAGGCTCCTACAGTGCTGCCCTCAAAAATCCTCATGACCAGTCCTATCCACGACATGAGGACTATCCAAAGCTTAAACTCGCAACCAACATCGGCTTAGACAAGCCCCTCTCAGCGGCGCTTGCGACCGCCAAGAGCATGCAGCCGCTCTTTTTACAAGTCCATGTCAATGTCATGCAAGAGCTTCTAATGCCAGAGGGCGAGCGTGATTTTAGTCAGTGGCAGAGCCATCTACAGGACTATGTGCAAAATCTCTCAACGCCTCTCATGCTAAAAGAGGTCGGCTTTGGCATGGATCTTGCCAGTATCAAGAGAGCTTATGAGCTGGGAGTTCGTTGTGTTGACATTTCTGGTCGAGGTGGTACCAGTTTTGCCTACATCGAAAATCAACGTGGCAAAAAACTTGATTACCTAAACGACTGGGGGCAGACAACTGTACAAGCCCTGATAAACGCAAGCCCTATGATGGACAAGGTGGATATCTTAGCATCAGGTGGCGTTCGCCATCCCCTTGATATGATTAAGTGCTTGGTGCTTGGTGCTAAGGCAGTCGGGCTATCACGGACGGTTTTAGAGCTTGTTGAGCGCTATCAAGTAGACCAAGTGATTGCCATTGTCAACGGCTGGAAAGAAGAGTTACGCCTTATCATGTGCGCTCTGAATTGCAAGAGCATTGCGGATTTGCGCCAAGTAGACTATCTCCTCTACGGACGACTAGCCCAGGCAAATCCACAGCACAAAAGAGATAGCGTGACAAGCAGAAAGACAAACTATAAGAAAAGTCAATAGTTTACTTTAAATTTATTTTTGTTTCGATTTTCTTATTTGAGAGTACGACGAAAACACCTTGAAATAACTGAAATTTTTTCAAGGATAAGTATTGTGTTTTAAGTATTTATCTCACCTTGCTTTCATCAAAGGGAGTATTGTTCTTGAGAAGATGGAACAATACTCGTACCAGCTTTTTAGCGACATGGGCAACAGCGACGTTATAATGTTTTCCTTGGTCTAACTTGATTCTTAGGTAAGCTTTAAAAGCAGGGAAAAGCGAGCCACTGATTTGGCAGCTTGTATTAAAGCCCATCGAAGATGTGGAGACCCACGCTTGACCATTTTACCTTGAGTATCTAGTTGTCCAGATTGGTAGATAGATGGTTCTAACCCTGCAAAAGCTTGAAGTTGGGCTGGTTTGTCAAAGGTATGGATATTCCTAATTTCCGCTAAAATGATAGATCCAAGACGATTTCCAATTCCAGCC encodes:
- the mvk gene encoding mevalonate kinase, whose product is MTKKIGLGKAHSKIILMGEHSVVYGYPAIALPLKNIEVVCQVTKGSHPLELDVTDPLAMAIFAALEHLDKQEECLDVHIQSQVPKKRGMGSSAAVAIAAIRGVFDYFEEDLSLETLEYLVNQAEMIAHTNPSGLDAKTCLSEVAIKFIRNIGFSEIALNLDAHLLIADTGIYGHTSEAVEKVKSLGAPALPLLKELGNLAETAEKSIAAGQLEALGSSMFAAHQALRQLGVSSKECDHLVAIAQKEGAIGAKMTGGGLGGCIIALVKSQEEAENLSSQLKKEGAINTWTEKL
- the fni gene encoding type 2 isopentenyl-diphosphate Delta-isomerase, which encodes MRNRKDDHIKHALAYQSPYNSFDEMELIQASLPKYALCDIDLSTSFLGMDFDFPFYINAMTGGSQKAAAVNQKLAQVAEATGLVMVTGSYSAALKNPHDQSYPRHEDYPKLKLATNIGLDKPLSAALATAKSMQPLFLQVHVNVMQELLMPEGERDFSQWQSHLQDYVQNLSTPLMLKEVGFGMDLASIKRAYELGVRCVDISGRGGTSFAYIENQRGKKLDYLNDWGQTTVQALINASPMMDKVDILASGGVRHPLDMIKCLVLGAKAVGLSRTVLELVERYQVDQVIAIVNGWKEELRLIMCALNCKSIADLRQVDYLLYGRLAQANPQHKRDSVTSRKTNYKKSQ
- a CDS encoding phosphomevalonate kinase; amino-acid sequence: MIEVKTGGKLYVAGEYAILAPKQTALLAFIPIYMRASIQPTSIYQLSSDMFDYSCDMASLDANYALIQESVAVMEEYVLACGQKLQPFSLAITGKLERDGLKLGIGSSGSVVVLTLKAMAALYQLDVSADLLFKLAAYVLLKRGDNGSMGDIACISYESLIAYTAFDREEVRRQIDSHSLQEVLASDWGYSIRPVHSVLDIDFLVGWTRQPSISKDMIRRVKGSIDEAFLTETNQQVLRLITALETGDKLTIKDSLERISALLDQLSPAIYNDSLRRLKTASSGLDCVAKSSGSGGGDCGIALSFDEKSSHALIERWRKEGITLLLQERL
- the mvaD gene encoding diphosphomevalonate decarboxylase; this encodes MDGKTVSAKSYANIAIIKYWGKEDSQKMIPSTSSISLTLENMFTQTTLTCLPDDAKSDLFYIDGVLQDEAEHAKMTAVLDRFRYGKRQFVRIDTTNNMPTAAGLSSSSSGLSALILAANKLFETNLSQEALAQEAKFASGSSSRSFFGPIAAWDKKSGAVYPVETQLKLAMIVLVLNDQKKPISSREGMKRCHDTSTSFQQWIEQSDKDYPQMLDYLAAGDFEKVGELTEQNALAMHETTRTSSPAFSYLTDQSYQAMEYVRALRKQGERCYFTMDAGPNIKVLCLEEDLERLSKRFEEDYTIIASRTKEIR